One region of Citrus sinensis cultivar Valencia sweet orange chromosome 6, DVS_A1.0, whole genome shotgun sequence genomic DNA includes:
- the LOC102621690 gene encoding E3 ubiquitin-protein ligase UPL7 isoform X4: MDPYNKHQVSLRGASTKEISREALLEKVSQERELRNYARRATASAIFIQSVWRCYSVTKKVAVQLQEEWVALVNCHASLITGSWISSVVLRPFLFFVTRLSTQHQKIQTRDIDCMQKCFKILLDSINSSDSRKNFCSLTTGTLQERRTWNYQAKKLISLCSFILAHCDKSHAGSQCIVGLTILALRFLVVLTDLKVWKSLSNDMLRDADTAMKNLLWFMGSRNSHLYMSIRRYIDKLDITYSSQINSTVETDERFLITASAVTLALRPFHITNFDVSSIGQLDMCCAAEQYCLCLLTIPWFIQRLPAFLIPALKHQSILSPCFQIFLIRRDKMLSEMLKMDQSDRHDSQKAIPPIGWALTNIICLATGSENGFVDTLDHPSYVQVVITLAENLLAWVDNVGWVKEKKDLQGNVETSAAGIDAVLHDNESLNITYMELFRPVCQQWHLMKLLEIAKTGATSCAAANDKKYLGKLELLDIAYFYSYMLRIFSVFNPMVGSLPVLNLLSFTPGYLLNLWGELENSIFPENGHIAEDNCLRTSKSLVNKKDGILDKRQKQTSKDGANKLVNALHKFTGKSQAGPNYTDTVDGQVDEESSDVWTIESLRYVPQGISKDLSCLLHLFCAAYSHLLLVLDDIEFYEKQVPFTLEQQRRIAAMLNTLVYNGLNHDTGHQNRPLMDSAIRCLHMMYERDCRHQFCPRVLWLSPAKRSRPPIAVAARTHEVLSANMRSDESLTVSSLGSVVTTTPHVFPFEERVEMFREFISMDKVSRKIAGDVAGPGSRSIEIVVRRGHIVEDGFRQLNSLGSRLKSSIHVSFVSECGLPEAGLDYGGLSKEFLTDISKSAFAPEYGLFSQTSTSDRLLIPNAAARYLENGIQMFEFLGRVVGKALYEGILLDYAFSHVFVQKLLGRYSFLDELSTLDPELYRNLI, from the exons ATGGACCCTTATAACAAGCATCAG GTATCGTTAAGAGGAGCGAGTACTAAGGAAATATCGCGGGAAGCACTTCTAGAGAAGGTCTCCCAGGAAAGAGAGCTACGTAACTATGCAAGACGAGCTACGGCTTCTGCAATCTTTATTCAG AGTGTTTGGAGGTGCTACTCTGTGACAAAGAAGGTGGCAGTACAGCTTCAAGAAGAATGGGTAGCCCTGGTGAATTGTCATGCCAGTTTAATAACTGGATCATGGATATCCAGTGTCGTTTTAagaccttttcttttctttgtcacGCGTTTATCAACTCAGCACCAGAAGATTCAAACTAGAGATATAGACTGCATGCAGAAGTGCTTTAAAATTCTGTTGGATAGCATAAATTCTAGTG ATTCTAGGAAGAATTTTTGCTCCCTGACGACGGGTACACTTCAAGAGAGAAGAACATGGAATTATCAAGCAAAGAAGCTGATTTCTCTCTGCTCATTTATTCTTGCACATTGTGATAAATCACATGCAGGGAGTCAGTGTATTGTTGGTCTTACAATTCTTGCTCTGCGTTTTCTTGTTGTGTTAACTGATCTGAAAGTGTGGAAGAGTTTAAGTAATGATATGCTTCGGGATGCTGATACAGCCATGAAGAATTTACTTTGGTTTATGGGAAGTCGTAATAGTCACCTTTACATGTCTATTAGAAGATACATTGACAAATTAGACATTACTTATTCCTCTCAAATAAACAGTACTGTCGAGACAGATGAGAGATTCTTGATAACTGCAAGTGCAGTAACGTTAGCTTTAAGGCCATTTCATATCACAAACTTTGATGTTAGCAGCATTGGTCAGTTGGATATGTGTTGTGCAGCTGAGCAGTACTGTCTGTGTCTACTAACAATTCCCTGGTTTATTCAACGTCTACCAGCTTTTCTCATTCCTGCTCTGAAGCACCAGTCTATTCTGTCACCATGCTTCCAGATCTTTCTG ATACGGAGAGATAAGATGTTGTCAGAGATGTTAAAGATGGATCAGTCGGACAGACATGACTCTCAAAAAGCAATTCCACCCATTGGTTGGGCTCTTACAAACATTATATGTCTAGCAACAGGGAGTGAGAACGGATTTGTGGATACTCTGGACCATCCCTCCTATGTCCAGGTTGTTATTACTCTTGCAGAGAATTTATTAGCTTGGGTTGACAATGTTGGGTGGgtcaaagagaagaaagatcTTCAAGGTAATGTTGAAACTTCTGCAGCAGGCATTGATGCAGTTTTGCATGATAATGAGTCCTTAAATATAACATACATGGAATTATTCAGACCTGTTTGTCAGCAGTGGCATCTTATGAAGCTACTGGAAATTGCAAAAACGGGTGCTACTTCCTGTGCAGCAGCAAacgataaaaaatatttggggaAGTTGGAGTTGCTCGATATTGCATATTTTTACTCTTATATGCTTAGAATATTTTCAGTCTTCAATCCTATGGTTGGATCCTTGCCTGTCCTCAACTTGCTATCTTTTACTCCTGGGTATCTTTTGAATCTATGGGGAGAACTGGAAAATTCCATTTTCCCTGAAAATGGTCACATTGCTGAAGATAATTGTCTGCGCACTAGTAAAAGTTTAGTAAACAAAAAAGATGGAATTTTGgataaaagacaaaaacaaaCCAGCAAGGATGGAGCTAATAAATTGGTTAATGCGCTACATAAATTTACTGGAAAGTCACAGGCGGGGCCTAATTATACGGATACTGTTGATGGGCAAGTAGATGAGGAATCTTCTGATGTTTGGACTATCGAATCTTTGAGGTATGTTCCACAAGGAATTTCAAAAGATTTGTCGTGTCTGCTTCATCTCTTCTGTGCTGCCTATTCACACCTGCTGCTGGTACTTGATGACATAGAATTCTATGAGAAACAG GTTCCATTCACGCTGGAGCAGCAGCGAAGAATCGCAGCAATGCTCAATACTCTGGTGTATAATGGCTTAAACCATGATACAGGTCATCAGAATAGGCCTCTTATGGATTCTGCAATTAGATGCTTGCATATGATGTATGAAAGGGACTGTAGGCACCAATTTTGCCCCCGTGTTCTGTGGCTTTCACCTGCTAAAAGAAGCAGGCCCCCAATTGCAGTAGCTGCCAGAACTCATGAAGTATTGTCAGCTAATATGAGATCAGATGAATCCTTAACTGTTTCTAGCTTGGGTTCTGTGGTCACCACTACTCCCCATGTCTTTCCATTTGAAGAGAG AGTTGAAATGTTTCGAGAGTTCATTAGTATGGATAAAGTCTCTCGAAAAATAGCTGGTGATGTGGCGGGACCTGGTTCACGGTCCATTGAGATAGTAGTTCGCCGGGGTCATATTGTTGAAGATGGCTTTCGGCAATTAAATTCCCTTGGATCAAGGTTGAAGTCATCTATTCATGTTTCATTTGTAAGCGAATGTGGCCTTCCAGAAGCTGGGCTGGACTATGGTGGGCTATCAAAAGAGTTTTTGACTGATATATCAAAATCAGCTTTTGCTCCTGA GTATGGGCTATTTTCCCAAACCTCAACTTCAGACAGGCTCCTGATCCCTAATGCTGCCGCAAGATATCTAGAGAACGGTATCCAGATGTTTGAGTTCCTTGGGAGAGTTGTTGGTAAAGCACTTTATGAAGGGATATTACTTGATTATGCCTTTTCACATGTTTTTGTGCAAAAGTTGTTAGGCCGATATAGCTTCCTTGATGAGCTGTCAACACTTGATCCAGAGCTCTACCGGAATCTAAT ATGA